In the genome of Pelodiscus sinensis isolate JC-2024 chromosome 3, ASM4963464v1, whole genome shotgun sequence, one region contains:
- the TNFAIP3 gene encoding tumor necrosis factor alpha-induced protein 3 isoform X1, with protein sequence MDCVVYRQSFRQGIFSEMAVQQVLPQALYLSNMLKAVKIRERTPEDLVKPTNGIIHHFKTMHRYTVEMFRMCQFCPQFRETLQKALIDRPTQISLEHERKLNWCREVRKLVPLKTNGDGNCLMHAASQYMWGVQDVDLVLRKTLYSALKEVDTRNFKLRWQRETIKSQEFVETGLHYDTRNWEEEWENIIKMTSTETPVARSGLQYNALEEIHIFVLVNVLRRPIIVLADKMLRSLESGSSFSPLNVSGIYLPLHWPAEECYRYPIVLGYDSMHFTPLLTLKDSGPEIRAVPLVSSERGRFEDLKVHFLTDAEERGKEQLLKEYLMVIEIPVQGWDHGTTHLINAARLDEGNLPKEINLVEDYFQLVQHEYKKWQENNEPIARELCTRNKRELSLPQLSLVEMKCETPNCPFFMSVNTQPYCHECFEQRHQGNNTRRPSNKTAPEKPRSAGAGSSRVEFCEPGGGPSEEPMTGPHSAPPTAPSLFLYSETTAMKCRTPDCPFTLNVQHNGLCERCYNSRQRHLNSVTCKICLQDTNRTFNGICSTCLKRTTEPSIASPGFLPTFHQRSTSDPSQLSPSVLQHSCHTVPSNELEELPSAVMLQAAHNLEERSGSSQCRKPGCRYFGTSQNEGFCTLCFFEYRENNGSASQIHQRKSQRNSPASSQPGTSVATFHNTVSCLGRECGTLGSSMLEGYCQKCFIEAQNQRFREARTEQQLARQSERTGQHRDVQLSTAGSQKRKCATASCRNNLACRNDELCQECQCSNPRVQSGNPRVSAAEEPPKQHCRATGCDHYGNNKCNGYCNECYQFKEMYG encoded by the exons ATGGACTGTGTGGTTTACAGGCAGAGTTTCAGACAAG gTATCTTCTCAGAAATGGCTGTCCAACAAGTTCTTCCCCAAGCTTTGTATCTGAGCAATATGCTGAAAGCAGTGAAAATTAGAGAGAGGACTCCTGAGGATCTTGTCAAACCCACCAATGGAATAATTCATCACTTTAAAACAATGCACAGATACACAGTAGAAATGTTCAGAATGTGCCAGTTTTGTCCTCAGTTTCGGGAGACCCTTCAGAAAGCTTTAATTGACCGGCCCACCCAGATTTCACTGGAACATGAGAGGAAGCTGAACTGGTGCAGGGAAGTTAGGAAACTTGTACCATTAAAGACTAATG GTGATGGCAATTGCCTCATGCATGCTGCATCCCAGTACATGTGGGGTGTTCAAGATGTTGACCTGGTTCTGAGGAAAACACTGTACAGCGCACTGAAGGAAGTGGATACACGCAACTTTAAGCTTCGTTGGCAACGGGAGACCATTAAATCGCAGGAGTTTGTAGAAACAGGACTCCATTATGACACCAGG AACTGGGAAGAGGAATGGGAGAACATCATCAAAATGACATCCACAGAAACGCCAGTGGCCCGAAGTGGGCTTCAGTACAACGCACTGGAAGAAATCCATATATTTGTCCTTGTTAACGTCCTCAGAAGGCCGATCATAGTTCTTGCAG ATAAAATGCTGAGAAGCTTGGAGTCCGGTTCAAGTTTTTCTCCTCTGAACGTCAGTGGAATTTACTTGCCTCTCCATTGGCCAGCCGAAGAATGCTATAGATATCCTATTGTCCTGGGCTATGACAGCATGCATTTCACACCACTGCTCACTCTGAAGGACAGCGGGCCAG AAATCCGGGCTGTCCCACTGGTCAGCAGTGAACGAGGCAGGTTTGAAGACTTGAAAGTGCACTTTCTGACGGAtgctgaggagaggggaaaggaacaGCTACTGAAAGAGTACCTGATGGTGATAGAGATTCCAGTGCAAGGCTGGGACCATGGTACAACTCATTTAATTAATGCTGCAAG GTTAGATGAAGGCAACTTACCGAAAGAGATAAATCTGGTGGAAGATTACTTTCAATTGGTACAGCATGAGTACAAGAAATGGCAAGAAAACAATGAGCCTATTGCAAGGGAGCTCTGTACCAGGAATAAACGGGAACTCTCCTTACCCCAGCTGTCTCTTGTAGAGATGAAATGTGAAACTCCCAATTGTCCCTTCTTCATGTCTGTGAACACCCAGCCCTACTGTCACGAGTGCTTTGAGCAGAGGCATCAGGGAAATAATACAAGGAGACCGAGCAACAAAACAGCACCTGAAAAGCCGAGATCAGCTGGAGCAGGCTCATCTAGAGTTGAATTTTGTGAACCTGGGGGAGGGCCATCTGAAGAGCCAATGACAGGGCCTCATTCTGCACCTCCAACAGCTCCAAGCCTTTTTCTGTATAGTGAAACCACGGCTATGAAATGCAGGACTCCAGACTGCCCTTTTACATTAAATGTGCAACACAATGGACTCTGTGAACGCTGCTACAATTCCAGACAGAGACATTTAAACAGTGTGACATGTAAAATCTGCCTTCAGGACACAAACAGGACCTTTAATGGCATCTGCAGCACTTGCCTCAAAAGGACTACTGAGCCGTCAATTGCCAGTCCTGGCTTCCTACCTACATTCCATCAGAGGTCTACCTCCGACCCTTCACAGTTGTCGCCGAGCGTCCTTCAGCACTCCTGTCATACAGTGCCCAGTAAtgagctggaggagctgccttCTGCAGTTATGCTTCAGGCTGCTCACAATCTGGAGGAAAGGAGTGGAAGTAGCCAGTGCAGAAAACCTGGCTGCAGGTATTTTGGGACTTCTCAGAATGAAGGCTTTTGCACTCTATGCTTCTTTGAGTACAGGGAAAATAATG GAAGTGCCTCACAGATTCATCAGAGAAAGTCTCAAAGAAATTCTCCTGCTTCTAGTCAGCCTGGGACTTCTGTTGCCACATTCCATAACACTGTTTCTTGTCTGGGGCGAGAAtgtggcaccctgggcagcagtATGCTTGAAGGGTACTGTCAGAAGTGTTTTATTGAAGCACAGAATCAACGATTCCGTGAAGCCAGGACTGAACAGCAGCTAGCGAGACAATCTGAA AGAACTGGGCAACACAGAGATGTACAGCTATCTACAGCTGGGAGCCAAAAGCGAAAGTGTGCCACAGCTTCTTGTAGAAACAATTTAGCCTGCAGAAATGATGAGCTGTGTCAGGAGTGCCAGTGCAGCAATCCAAGAGTACAGTCTGGGAATCCTAGAGTATCCGCAGCAGAAGAGCCTCCGAAACAGCACTGCCGAGCCACTGGCTGTGATCATTATGGGAATAATAAGTGCAATGGCTACTGCAATGAATGCTACCAGTTCAAGGAGATGTATGGCTAG
- the TNFAIP3 gene encoding tumor necrosis factor alpha-induced protein 3 isoform X2 — protein sequence MAVQQVLPQALYLSNMLKAVKIRERTPEDLVKPTNGIIHHFKTMHRYTVEMFRMCQFCPQFRETLQKALIDRPTQISLEHERKLNWCREVRKLVPLKTNGDGNCLMHAASQYMWGVQDVDLVLRKTLYSALKEVDTRNFKLRWQRETIKSQEFVETGLHYDTRNWEEEWENIIKMTSTETPVARSGLQYNALEEIHIFVLVNVLRRPIIVLADKMLRSLESGSSFSPLNVSGIYLPLHWPAEECYRYPIVLGYDSMHFTPLLTLKDSGPEIRAVPLVSSERGRFEDLKVHFLTDAEERGKEQLLKEYLMVIEIPVQGWDHGTTHLINAARLDEGNLPKEINLVEDYFQLVQHEYKKWQENNEPIARELCTRNKRELSLPQLSLVEMKCETPNCPFFMSVNTQPYCHECFEQRHQGNNTRRPSNKTAPEKPRSAGAGSSRVEFCEPGGGPSEEPMTGPHSAPPTAPSLFLYSETTAMKCRTPDCPFTLNVQHNGLCERCYNSRQRHLNSVTCKICLQDTNRTFNGICSTCLKRTTEPSIASPGFLPTFHQRSTSDPSQLSPSVLQHSCHTVPSNELEELPSAVMLQAAHNLEERSGSSQCRKPGCRYFGTSQNEGFCTLCFFEYRENNGSASQIHQRKSQRNSPASSQPGTSVATFHNTVSCLGRECGTLGSSMLEGYCQKCFIEAQNQRFREARTEQQLARQSERTGQHRDVQLSTAGSQKRKCATASCRNNLACRNDELCQECQCSNPRVQSGNPRVSAAEEPPKQHCRATGCDHYGNNKCNGYCNECYQFKEMYG from the exons ATGGCTGTCCAACAAGTTCTTCCCCAAGCTTTGTATCTGAGCAATATGCTGAAAGCAGTGAAAATTAGAGAGAGGACTCCTGAGGATCTTGTCAAACCCACCAATGGAATAATTCATCACTTTAAAACAATGCACAGATACACAGTAGAAATGTTCAGAATGTGCCAGTTTTGTCCTCAGTTTCGGGAGACCCTTCAGAAAGCTTTAATTGACCGGCCCACCCAGATTTCACTGGAACATGAGAGGAAGCTGAACTGGTGCAGGGAAGTTAGGAAACTTGTACCATTAAAGACTAATG GTGATGGCAATTGCCTCATGCATGCTGCATCCCAGTACATGTGGGGTGTTCAAGATGTTGACCTGGTTCTGAGGAAAACACTGTACAGCGCACTGAAGGAAGTGGATACACGCAACTTTAAGCTTCGTTGGCAACGGGAGACCATTAAATCGCAGGAGTTTGTAGAAACAGGACTCCATTATGACACCAGG AACTGGGAAGAGGAATGGGAGAACATCATCAAAATGACATCCACAGAAACGCCAGTGGCCCGAAGTGGGCTTCAGTACAACGCACTGGAAGAAATCCATATATTTGTCCTTGTTAACGTCCTCAGAAGGCCGATCATAGTTCTTGCAG ATAAAATGCTGAGAAGCTTGGAGTCCGGTTCAAGTTTTTCTCCTCTGAACGTCAGTGGAATTTACTTGCCTCTCCATTGGCCAGCCGAAGAATGCTATAGATATCCTATTGTCCTGGGCTATGACAGCATGCATTTCACACCACTGCTCACTCTGAAGGACAGCGGGCCAG AAATCCGGGCTGTCCCACTGGTCAGCAGTGAACGAGGCAGGTTTGAAGACTTGAAAGTGCACTTTCTGACGGAtgctgaggagaggggaaaggaacaGCTACTGAAAGAGTACCTGATGGTGATAGAGATTCCAGTGCAAGGCTGGGACCATGGTACAACTCATTTAATTAATGCTGCAAG GTTAGATGAAGGCAACTTACCGAAAGAGATAAATCTGGTGGAAGATTACTTTCAATTGGTACAGCATGAGTACAAGAAATGGCAAGAAAACAATGAGCCTATTGCAAGGGAGCTCTGTACCAGGAATAAACGGGAACTCTCCTTACCCCAGCTGTCTCTTGTAGAGATGAAATGTGAAACTCCCAATTGTCCCTTCTTCATGTCTGTGAACACCCAGCCCTACTGTCACGAGTGCTTTGAGCAGAGGCATCAGGGAAATAATACAAGGAGACCGAGCAACAAAACAGCACCTGAAAAGCCGAGATCAGCTGGAGCAGGCTCATCTAGAGTTGAATTTTGTGAACCTGGGGGAGGGCCATCTGAAGAGCCAATGACAGGGCCTCATTCTGCACCTCCAACAGCTCCAAGCCTTTTTCTGTATAGTGAAACCACGGCTATGAAATGCAGGACTCCAGACTGCCCTTTTACATTAAATGTGCAACACAATGGACTCTGTGAACGCTGCTACAATTCCAGACAGAGACATTTAAACAGTGTGACATGTAAAATCTGCCTTCAGGACACAAACAGGACCTTTAATGGCATCTGCAGCACTTGCCTCAAAAGGACTACTGAGCCGTCAATTGCCAGTCCTGGCTTCCTACCTACATTCCATCAGAGGTCTACCTCCGACCCTTCACAGTTGTCGCCGAGCGTCCTTCAGCACTCCTGTCATACAGTGCCCAGTAAtgagctggaggagctgccttCTGCAGTTATGCTTCAGGCTGCTCACAATCTGGAGGAAAGGAGTGGAAGTAGCCAGTGCAGAAAACCTGGCTGCAGGTATTTTGGGACTTCTCAGAATGAAGGCTTTTGCACTCTATGCTTCTTTGAGTACAGGGAAAATAATG GAAGTGCCTCACAGATTCATCAGAGAAAGTCTCAAAGAAATTCTCCTGCTTCTAGTCAGCCTGGGACTTCTGTTGCCACATTCCATAACACTGTTTCTTGTCTGGGGCGAGAAtgtggcaccctgggcagcagtATGCTTGAAGGGTACTGTCAGAAGTGTTTTATTGAAGCACAGAATCAACGATTCCGTGAAGCCAGGACTGAACAGCAGCTAGCGAGACAATCTGAA AGAACTGGGCAACACAGAGATGTACAGCTATCTACAGCTGGGAGCCAAAAGCGAAAGTGTGCCACAGCTTCTTGTAGAAACAATTTAGCCTGCAGAAATGATGAGCTGTGTCAGGAGTGCCAGTGCAGCAATCCAAGAGTACAGTCTGGGAATCCTAGAGTATCCGCAGCAGAAGAGCCTCCGAAACAGCACTGCCGAGCCACTGGCTGTGATCATTATGGGAATAATAAGTGCAATGGCTACTGCAATGAATGCTACCAGTTCAAGGAGATGTATGGCTAG